One Candidatus Mikella endobia genomic window carries:
- the ileS gene encoding isoleucine--tRNA ligase, protein MNNYKKYTLNLPDTKFPMRGNLATLEPNILQRWYSHDLYGIIRQARKGKEKFILHDGPPYANGNIHIGHSVNKILKDIIIKSKILMGYDSPYVPGWDCHGLPIELKVEQIIGGKPGSNEINASDFRASCRNYAAKQVAKQQKDFIRLGILGDWKQPYLTMNFTIEANIIRALGKIIANGYLYKGAKPVHWCIDCCSALAESEIEYYEHTSPSIDVTFEAVDSLVVAKKFKVTEFKNKISIVIWTTTPWTLPANRAIAINPNLDYQIVEINGKYYILAADLVKNFMLRTNIKHCKILGTAKGSDLEFLKFRHPFMTFDVSVILSNHVNLSTGTGVVHIAPGHGLEDYILGQKYGLEVANLVGPDGYYLSGIFNKLNGIQFLKANDIIIEILSAKGALIHAEKLQHSYSHCWRHKTPIIFRTTPQWFISLDRLDLRKKILEEIKKVKWIPNCGQEKIETMVANCPDWCVSRQRTWGVPMVLFLHNKTKLLHPRTIEIIEVVAQLVEKKGIQAWWDLNPIDLLGEDAVHYHKVQDILDVWFDSGSTYFSVVSVRPEFEKSTPDLYLEGSDQHRGWFMSSLIISTAMYGKAPYRQVLTHGFIVDGKSRKMSKSVGNVISPQQIVDKLGADILRLWVASSDYTGEMTISNEILKRSVDIYRRIRNTTRFLLANLNFFDPQKHIVNPENMILLDRWAVSCALTTQEEIIAAYNKYDFHNVIQRIMQFCSIEMGSFYLDLIKDRQYTAKADSIARRSCQTSLYHISEAIVRWIAPIMSFTADEIWGFIPGKRMPYVFTEEWYTGLFKIDSNQQFNDIYWRTLLQVRSETNKIIEIARADKRIGASLEASVILYAKPYLATLLRQLGNELYFALLTSNAVIADYDDASDDAMQCQGLKDLKITLTKAKGKKCPRCWHYELNIGHNTNYPEICSRCITNIAGPGEKRQFI, encoded by the coding sequence ATGAATAATTACAAAAAATATACTCTAAATTTACCTGATACAAAATTTCCTATGCGGGGTAATTTAGCCACGCTTGAACCTAATATTCTACAACGCTGGTATAGTCATGATCTTTATGGAATTATTCGTCAAGCAAGAAAAGGTAAAGAAAAATTTATTTTACATGATGGCCCTCCGTATGCTAACGGCAATATTCATATTGGTCACTCGGTTAATAAAATTCTTAAAGATATCATTATTAAATCTAAAATATTAATGGGTTATGATTCACCATATGTGCCCGGTTGGGACTGCCATGGTCTTCCAATTGAATTAAAAGTAGAACAAATTATCGGCGGCAAGCCTGGTAGTAATGAAATTAATGCTTCTGATTTCAGAGCTTCCTGTAGAAATTACGCTGCAAAACAGGTAGCTAAGCAGCAAAAAGATTTCATTCGCCTAGGTATACTAGGTGACTGGAAACAACCTTACTTAACAATGAATTTTACTATAGAAGCAAATATAATTCGTGCACTTGGTAAGATTATAGCTAACGGTTATTTGTATAAAGGTGCTAAGCCAGTACATTGGTGTATTGATTGTTGCTCTGCGCTTGCAGAGTCAGAGATTGAATATTATGAACATACTTCACCGTCTATTGACGTTACTTTTGAAGCTGTAGATTCCCTAGTTGTAGCTAAGAAGTTTAAAGTTACTGAATTCAAAAATAAAATTTCAATAGTTATTTGGACAACTACACCATGGACCCTACCAGCTAATCGTGCTATCGCTATTAATCCTAACTTAGACTATCAAATAGTAGAAATTAATGGAAAATATTATATTTTAGCCGCTGATTTAGTTAAGAATTTCATGTTAAGAACCAATATTAAGCATTGTAAAATACTGGGAACTGCTAAAGGTAGCGATCTTGAGTTTCTCAAATTTCGTCATCCATTTATGACCTTTGATGTATCAGTTATTCTTAGCAATCATGTAAATTTATCTACTGGTACAGGAGTTGTACATATAGCTCCAGGACACGGGTTAGAAGATTATATCTTAGGTCAAAAATACGGTTTAGAAGTTGCCAACTTAGTTGGTCCTGATGGTTATTATCTATCTGGTATTTTTAATAAACTTAACGGGATACAATTTTTAAAAGCAAATGACATAATAATCGAAATATTAAGTGCTAAAGGCGCTCTAATACATGCAGAGAAACTGCAACACAGTTATTCACACTGTTGGCGTCATAAAACACCAATTATATTTCGTACTACTCCACAGTGGTTCATTAGCCTAGATCGACTAGATTTGCGTAAAAAAATATTAGAAGAAATTAAAAAAGTAAAGTGGATTCCTAATTGTGGTCAGGAAAAAATTGAAACTATGGTAGCTAATTGTCCAGACTGGTGTGTTTCACGTCAACGTACTTGGGGGGTACCAATGGTATTATTTTTGCATAATAAAACTAAATTATTACATCCCCGCACTATAGAAATAATAGAAGTAGTAGCACAATTGGTAGAAAAAAAAGGTATTCAAGCTTGGTGGGATTTAAACCCAATCGATCTTCTTGGTGAAGATGCTGTTCATTACCATAAAGTACAAGACATACTTGATGTTTGGTTTGATTCTGGTTCTACATATTTTTCTGTAGTTTCAGTACGTCCAGAATTTGAAAAATCTACACCAGATCTCTATTTAGAAGGTTCTGATCAACATCGTGGTTGGTTTATGTCATCATTGATAATCTCAACTGCTATGTACGGTAAGGCACCATATCGTCAGGTACTAACCCACGGATTTATTGTTGACGGAAAGAGTAGAAAAATGTCAAAATCCGTAGGTAATGTAATAAGTCCTCAACAAATTGTAGATAAACTAGGAGCTGATATACTGCGACTATGGGTAGCTTCATCAGATTACACAGGAGAGATGACAATCTCTAATGAGATACTTAAAAGATCAGTAGACATCTATCGTCGTATACGTAACACTACACGTTTTTTACTAGCTAATTTAAATTTTTTCGATCCCCAAAAACATATTGTAAATCCGGAAAACATGATATTGTTAGATCGCTGGGCTGTTAGCTGTGCACTAACGACTCAAGAAGAAATTATAGCTGCTTACAATAAATATGATTTTCATAATGTGATACAGCGCATAATGCAATTTTGTTCAATTGAAATGGGTTCTTTTTATCTAGATCTTATTAAAGATCGTCAGTATACAGCTAAAGCTGACAGCATTGCCCGTCGTAGTTGTCAAACTTCATTATATCATATTAGCGAGGCAATTGTTCGTTGGATAGCACCTATTATGTCATTTACCGCCGACGAAATTTGGGGATTTATCCCTGGAAAAAGAATGCCGTATGTATTTACCGAAGAATGGTATACAGGACTATTTAAAATCGATTCTAACCAACAATTTAATGATATTTATTGGCGTACCTTGTTACAAGTACGTAGTGAAACCAATAAAATTATAGAGATAGCACGTGCTGATAAGCGCATTGGTGCTTCACTAGAAGCTAGTGTTATACTTTATGCTAAACCTTATCTTGCTACTTTGCTGCGTCAATTAGGTAATGAACTTTATTTTGCTTTACTAACTTCAAATGCTGTGATAGCAGATTATGATGATGCTAGCGATGATGCTATGCAGTGTCAAGGATTAAAAGATTTAAAGATTACCTTAACCAAGGCTAAAGGAAAAAAATGTCCGCGATGCTGGCATTATGAATTAAATATTGGTCATAATACTAATTAT
- the rpsT gene encoding 30S ribosomal protein S20, translating into MVSSAKKRTVQAEKRRQYNASNRSMIRTFLKKVYTAIASSDNEAAQNAFSAMQKIIDRKASKGLIHKNKASRYKSILNAKINALIQNNKITRITNNK; encoded by the coding sequence TTGGTTAGTTCAGCTAAGAAACGCACCGTACAAGCTGAAAAGCGTCGTCAATATAATGCAAGCAATCGTTCAATGATTAGAACTTTCTTGAAAAAGGTATATACTGCTATTGCATCAAGCGATAATGAAGCTGCACAGAATGCTTTTTCTGCTATGCAAAAGATTATTGATAGGAAGGCTAGTAAAGGATTAATACATAAAAATAAAGCGTCTCGTTATAAATCAATTCTTAATGCTAAAATTAATGCTTTAATACAAAATAATAAAATAACACGAATAACAAATAATAAATAG